From one Coffea eugenioides isolate CCC68of chromosome 11, Ceug_1.0, whole genome shotgun sequence genomic stretch:
- the LOC113752258 gene encoding disease resistance protein RPM1-like, with protein sequence MALSRILIKELKFVNTYYITTVTMSGRLSSEKLKQRTTILNDSQLQEWLKQVREVAYDTQDVLDDFTFRFARGYMDGFYGKVGKIYNSIKNLKARHQISLEIKDIKARVGEISARHQRYQSLYGTQERGFSSSRQVNADFDIRAQSLFIEEARLVGIDKPKAELISKIVDDHSQLKVVSVVGMGGLGKTTLVKKVYDDAAVKKQFQSHAWITVSQNFQFRDIIKNLIQQLYNEIRRPVPRRVESMDDNMLIEFVRDFLQEKRYILVLDDVWSIDAWEAIKCVLPDCNTASHAVLTTRIADVASASCLGSLDFVYKMEPLSDKESWTLFCNRTFQSNDCPPNVEEVAKKSNDCPPNVEEVVKK encoded by the exons ATGGCTCTGAGTAGG ATTCTGATAAAGGAGCTGAAGTTTGTCAACACCTACTATATTACCACCGTGACTATGAGTGGCAG GCTTTCCTCAGAGAAGCTGAAGCAAAGGACGACAATATTAAATGATTCTCAACTCCAAGAATGGCTAAAGCAGGTTCGAGAAGTTGCTTATGATACACAGGATGTTCTCGATGATTTTACCTTCCGCTTTGCTCGTGGTTACATGGATGGATTCTATGGCAAGGTTGGAAAGATCTATAACTCAATAAAGAATCTGAAAGCTCGCCATCAAATTTCTTTGGAGATAAAAGACATCAAGGCCAGAGTTGGAGAGATTTCAGCAAGGCATCAGAGGTACCAGTCCCTATATGGTACTCAAGAAAGAGGCTTCAGCTCTTCTCGTCAGGTGAATGCAGATTTTGACATTCGTGCTCAATCACTCTTCATTGAAGAAGCTCGACTTGTTGGGATTGATAAGCCAAAAGCAGAGCTCATCTCAAAAATCGTTGATGACCATTCCCAATTGAAAGTAGTTTCGGTTGTGGGAATGGGGGGACTCGGGAAGACTACCCTGGTGAAAAAAGTCTATGATGACGCTGCAGTGAAGAAACAATTTCAGAGCCACGCCTGGATAActgtttctcaaaattttcagttCAGGGACATCATCAAGAACCTGATCCAACAGTTGTACAACGAAATCAGACGGCCGGTCCCTCGCCGAGTGGAATCCATGGATGATAATATGCTGATTGAATTTGTCAGAGACTTCCTCCAGGAAAAAAGGTACATTCTTGTCCTTGATGATGTGTGGAGTATAGATGCCTGGGAAGCTATCAAATGTGTATTGCCTGACTGCAATACCGCTAGTCATGCTGTATTGACAACACGAATAGCTGATGTAGCTTCTGCGTCCTGTTTAGGATCACTTGACTTCGTCTATAAGATGGAGCCTCTTTCTGATAAAGAGTCTTGGACTCTGTTTTGCAATAGAACATTTCAGAGCAATGACTGTCCTCCAAATGTAGAAGAAGTTGCTAAAAAGAGCAATGACTGTCCTCCAAATGTAGAAGAAGTTgtaaaaaagtag